The Glandiceps talaboti chromosome 9, keGlaTala1.1, whole genome shotgun sequence genome window below encodes:
- the LOC144439795 gene encoding uncharacterized protein LOC144439795, whose protein sequence is MAGNKDLKSVSVKELCEWMEKIGIESGTVNLFKKKGVDGSDLVDMTAKDLISDLNVDSFSAKKIIKRRDESFPKSSSSTTTTYFKPISDKEESILRELSGVIGKEYRSLGTYLGVSTAEMDTLRESYSHDVKEQIYQILLCWIRKNPNDKNKELCAALEKCGRRDLSHGARQIKW, encoded by the exons ATGGCCGGCAATAAAG ATTTGAAATCTGTAAGTGTCAAAGAACTCTGTGAATGGATGGAAAAGATTGGAATCGAAAGTGGGACGGTCAATCTATTTAAAAAGAAAGGCGTGGATGGCTCGGATTTAGTTGATATGACCGCGAAAGACTTGATATCAGATTTGAATGTTGACTCATTTTCAGCCAAGAAAATCATCAAAAGACGTGACGAGAGTTTCCCTAAATCAAGTTCGTCTACAACTACAACAT ATTTTAAACCGATCTCTGACAAAGAGGAGAGTATACTACGGGAATTGTCAGGTGTGATCGGAAAAGAGTACCGTTCATTGGGTACATACCTCGGCGTGTCAACTGCAGAAATGGATACCTTACGAGAGAGTTACTCACACGATGTGAAGGAACAAATTTATCAGATTCTTTTATGTTGGATACGTAAAAACCCAAACGATAAAAATAAAGAACTTTGCGCTGCTCTTGAAAAATGTGGGAGAAGAGACTTAAGTCACGGTGCACGACAAATCAAATGGTAA